A genomic window from Poecilia reticulata strain Guanapo unplaced genomic scaffold, Guppy_female_1.0+MT scaffold_276, whole genome shotgun sequence includes:
- the LOC103460680 gene encoding protein tyrosine phosphatase type IVA 2-like: MNRPAPVEISYDCLRFLITHNPTDAQLGKFIEELKAYGVTTLVRVCSATYDQAPLGQEGIQVLDWPFDDGSAPPEQVVDDWLNLLQVKFREEPGGCVAVHCVAGLGRAPVLVALALIECGMEYEDAVHLIRQKRRGALNAKQLHFLENYRPKLCLRSKDANGQSCCLQ; this comes from the exons ATGAACCGCCCGGCGCCAGTGGAGATATCCTACGACTGTCTGCGTTTCCTCATCACGCACAACCCGACYGACGCTCAGTTGGGGAAGTTCATCGAG GAGCTGAAGGCGTACGGCGTCACCACCCTGGTGCGGGTCTGCTCTGCCACGTATGACCAGGCGCCGCTGGGCCAGGAGGGCATCCAGGTTCTG GATTGGCCGTTCGATGATGGCTCCGCCCCCCCGGAGCAGGTGGTCGATGATTGGCTGAACCTGCTGCAGGTGAAGTTCAGGGAGGAGCCGGGCGGCTGCGTGGCGGTGCACTGCGTGGCCGGACTGGGCCG CGCTCCGGTTCTGGTGGCTTTGGCGCTGATTGAGTGTGGGATGGAGTACGAAGACGCGGTCCACCTCATCAGACA GAAGCGGCGCGGCGCGCTGAACGCCAAGCAGCTGCACTTCCTGGAGAACTACCGACCCAAACTCTGCCTGCGCTCCAAGGACGCCAACGGCCAGAGCTGCTGCCTGCAGTAG